ATGTCCTAAGGAAATCTTTTACCTTAATTATCTCTTCTTCGTGCCTGTGATAAATAAATGCTCTTAGGTTATTTATTGCCTGTTGCTCTAAGCTCTGCTCACTAGGCGGTCCAATACGATAATCCCGGAAATTTTTGATTTGTTCATAAACGCCCCAGAACTGCCCACTTAATTCAAGGGGCTTCTCCTGAGGCTTGCAGGATATTTTTTCAAATACCTCTTCAAAAGTAGGTTGGTAGAAATTGTACCTATTATTTTCAGCATACTTTGCTCCTTGAATGTAAAGCCGTCCTTTTTTCAAAAAAACCAGGAGCTCATTTTCTTTAGCTTTTTTGGCTACTTTGACGCGAGGAGGAAACTTATCCACCTGAGATATTAAGTCCGGATGGCTTTTCTTAATTTTCTCAAACTCTTTTAATGCTTTAGTATAAAAACTTACTTCTTCTAGTTTGTCGGGGTTTTGCTGAATTCGGTTATAGAGTTTTGCTGGAGTCGGTTCTTCATCGGGATCAAAAATCTTTGCGTCTTCACCCAAAGTATTGTGAATCAGGAACATCTTGTTGCTGGCGATTTCCCGCGATTGTACTAATTCAGCTCCGAGTTCGGTCGGGAAGAAATTTATAATATAAAGCTCGTCGAAAATCTTTTTACTGATTCTGTTTATACGGCCGACACGCTGGATAACCCGCACTGGGTTCCAAGGGATATCGTAATTGATAACCATTCCAGCACGGTTCAGGTTAAAGCCCTCGGAAATTTTGTCTGTAGAAAGCAGAATAGAGTGTTGATTCTCTTGTTCTGGAAAAGAGGCGTCAAAATTCTTGTTGAGTGCTGATAGTTTCTGTGCGGTTAGGTCTCCGGCAATAGTCAGTAATTTGTTGCCAAAAACCTTTTTCAGTCGTGGCTCAAGATATTTTACGGTATCAAGATATTCTGAAAAGATAACAATCTTGCGACTCGGATCTTTCTTGAGCTGAAATTTGAGGTTTTGAATTAAGCACTTCGTTTTAGGGTCATTTTTCACCAAATCAAAATCGTGAAGGGATTTTAAAATTTCTTTGAATAGGTTTAAATCGGATTGGATATCGGCCAAAAACTTTTCTCTGTATTCAAAATCGGAGAGCTTGTAAATTTTATGATTCTTCGGATATTGGCCGGCGTTAATCTTTTCAGTGTAATCTTTCAAGTATTGCTCGATTTCTTCTGGATCTTTGTCGTATATTCTCTCAAGCAAGCTGCGATCTAAAATATAGCGTCCCGTCTTTTCAATAAATTTCAGGACCGATTCGGTAATGTGCTTAAAGTTTTTTAAGCTCTGCTCAAAAGAGCCGAATGAGCTTTCGAACCGCTTCACGAGCAAGCGGCGCATAAAATCGTACAAGTTGCGCTGTTGGATAAACTCAAAGTTCTCCTTTTCATTCAGTTTCTCGCCAGCGATTTTTTCTCTTGAAGTTTCGTACTCAAACGGTCTGTAAATTGCTCCCTTAAATTTTCCACCCTCATCCGGATCACCAAAATAGGTATTAATTACTTGATCATAAAGCTCCGACTGTTCTTTTGTCAGCTCAAAAAACCATTCTTTAGGATCGGCGACTTTTGAAAGATTTTGTACTTCTTTCTTGTAATAAGGGCTCTCCTCTAAATCTAAACGGTTACGGCGTATGGTTACTGGCTCTATAACGTCACGGATTTGCTTTGCAAGATACCTGGAGCGCTGCTTAACTTTTTTCAAAGCAGCAGGAGCGTTAAACTTTTCTCCAAAGAAAGCTTCATAGGAATCGTACGCCTTCTTGCGCTTCTGCTCGTTTGTAGAGTTCCAATGTTTTTTGATATATCCAAGTTTGTCAAATGCGCCCTTGAAAGATTTAAATCTAGCAACCAAACTGTTCTCTAATGTGATAGGCGATTTTTTGGGGATAATAAATAGTTTCAGCAAGGACAGGATATCTCCCGGCCGATTATTAAATGGTGTTGCTGTGAGAAGAATAACTTGCTTGCCGCGACAAA
This Candidatus Schekmanbacteria bacterium DNA region includes the following protein-coding sequences:
- a CDS encoding helicase → MKNFITNSDAENLKKRLVELINKSEELKFLVGFFHFSGIRELYSELKQNPKVVLKVLVGLNVDRHNYQLIEYADSDDQSGNLSNEEISQRFFSSLKKSINTEKSDTQEFYEQVKFFLKLIKDGRLIIRKTFKPNHAKLYIFKLQSGQVRNTLFITGSSNLTSSGLTTQEEFNVEISDYGFENAEKYFDSLWDEAVKITENDARKKRLIEIVEKETLVKKIIPFEAFVLTLKIYLDSFKKKEIGQSLIKTLEKNGYTLYKYQLDAIRQALAIIEKNNGVILADVVGLGKTIIACSVAKELRKRGVIICPPGLRGDPRKKNSGWNMYKEQFGLHDWEVWSLGDLEKLQKSTAKDIEVVIVDEAHRFRNQDTKNYEYLKNICRGKQVILLTATPFNNRPGDILSLLKLFIIPKKSPITLENSLVARFKSFKGAFDKLGYIKKHWNSTNEQKRKKAYDSYEAFFGEKFNAPAALKKVKQRSRYLAKQIRDVIEPVTIRRNRLDLEESPYYKKEVQNLSKVADPKEWFFELTKEQSELYDQVINTYFGDPDEGGKFKGAIYRPFEYETSREKIAGEKLNEKENFEFIQQRNLYDFMRRLLVKRFESSFGSFEQSLKNFKHITESVLKFIEKTGRYILDRSLLERIYDKDPEEIEQYLKDYTEKINAGQYPKNHKIYKLSDFEYREKFLADIQSDLNLFKEILKSLHDFDLVKNDPKTKCLIQNLKFQLKKDPSRKIVIFSEYLDTVKYLEPRLKKVFGNKLLTIAGDLTAQKLSALNKNFDASFPEQENQHSILLSTDKISEGFNLNRAGMVINYDIPWNPVRVIQRVGRINRISKKIFDELYIINFFPTELGAELVQSREIASNKMFLIHNTLGEDAKIFDPDEEPTPAKLYNRIQQNPDKLEEVSFYTKALKEFEKIKKSHPDLISQVDKFPPRVKVAKKAKENELLVFLKKGRLYIQGAKYAENNRYNFYQPTFEEVFEKISCKPQEKPLELSGQFWGVYEQIKNFRDYRIGPPSEQSLEQQAINNLRAFIYHRHEEEIIKVKDFLRTLLEDITDYGTLPDYTLRRIANLESSSKEKLKKSLKEIEALKDELGEDYLEREKARQKELAKEIIVAIENRKL